The Helicoverpa armigera isolate CAAS_96S chromosome 18, ASM3070526v1, whole genome shotgun sequence genome segment GCACGGTGTGGCGATGAAGACGTCTTAAACGTCATCGCCACGCCCAATTCTAAAAGTAACCTTAGCTTTGGTGGAGttcaatatgtaggtatgtaggagGTTatgtgagatttttttttctctgaaaAGATATAACTCGGCTGGTTCAGTGTTTAGCGTTGAGAACTCCAcaagtacttattttaaaaacttttgtcaCTCGGTTTCTTTTCAGACAAGAATATCATAGTAATTTGAAAAACAATGTACCTAACATCTATGTGGATATTGCGTCTACACGCCTCAAATGCTGCGAACATTTGTGGTTTTTCGTATTTACGCGAGAGAATATGCaatatcatcaaaataaatgCTCATAAAATGTGTCCTTGACACACGTATTACACAACATTTTGTAACACATCACACAAACAGTTTGTTTTGGGTTTGTTGCTTACGATAAGATTATCGATTTGATTATTTTGATAACTGTGTTTAGTAATTCTACCTAGAAACACAATTTTGGTAGGATTATGTACTAACAACTGTTCAGAGATTGGAATTGATTACGATTAGTTTCAGAGATTGGAATTATTGGCCTAATTAAGTACTTACCAACTAATTGAAAACCAAGTAATTGTTTTTGATAAGGTTTGAAGAATTGTTATGtcaatcaaataaaatgctAGTTATAGTGAGGAAGTAATATTCTCTCTACATAAGTAGGAATATTAGAAAAGGAGGTAGTGGTTGAGTTATAGCCGCAAAGCTCAATCGATGCATGATGgttgaccatcttgtcatgacgagttaatccgtttttaaacggttttatttagctcaccctgtttgttttattatttattctttcttgggtcaaatttagtaattcaaatttaagtatcttcctgttgtcagattgatctgaaatttggtacacaccttcaattccgatgacaatacaatatagtaatatcaataacattgtaaatccaatatggccgccggcacaaaatggcggataacgtagattttatcaatcccatcaatatgggtatcaaatgaaagggctcaacaagcagaatacaatatactataaaaaattgaaatccaagatggcggccgctacaaaatggcggataacgtaggttttatcaatcccatcaatatgggtatcaaatgaaaggtctcaacaagtagaatacaatttactatgcaaaattgaaatctaagatggcggataacgtaggttttatcaatcccatcaatatgggtatcaaatgaaagggctcaacaagcagaatacaatgtactataaaaaaattgaaatccaagatggcggccgctacaaaatggcggataacgtaggttttatcaatcccatcaatatggatatcaaatgaaagttctcaaccagtagaatacaatgtactatataaaattaaaatccaagatggcggcctctacaaaatggcggataacttaggttcatttgatacccatgttgatgggtctcaacaagtagaatacaatttactatgcaaaattgaaatctaagatggccgccgctaccaaatggctgataacaattttttatcaatcccaccaatatgggtatcaaataaaagggcttcacaagtagaaaactgtcagtaactccagcggggcccaacagggccaaggcctgcctgggctgcgagattgttcgaaagagttaccgcggccctggtacataaaaggcctacgacggaacaaaacggttcttagtcaagagtctggcactccctcaccgctgctgacccacagcaggagaggtcatgtgatgatttttggggtcgttaaaaaaaaagtatctggaagggctatgtattgaggaattagattgtaataaattgtcaggtaagagaccgtgtaataatgatgcactaaatgaattagatagaatgaggaatattcggtaggcattttcattaaatactaaaaactagaaaataaaaaatcggtaaaaaaacttttaagttaaacggttttatcttatgtgcactgaaaactagaaaataaaaaatacttacctgtcaacctacgtaggtggtcacggtcatattagactaaaataaaaacgtggggcccctgtgaaatcctatctatggcaaagcatatctttatactttggtagatcatgagctacggctaattattgattgtcaaaatctccagttacgattatagtaagtcgatgcaatccacacctattatacctctagaagagagtactacagcaatagttaatgggccccacgtttttattttagtctaatatgaccgggaccacctacgtaggttgacaggtaagtatttatttttttattttctagttttcagtgcacataagataaaaccgtttttaggaaggcatgttaaattggtgggtcagCTTTAAGAAGAATATATGTATCTTTGGCTTTAGTCAAttaaaagccagaaagtctgaaaacccGGGTACCCGGAtctttcccgggtaactgggaaGAAGAGATCCGATAGCCAATCGCTCCATGTGCCACATTGCCACTTGTTGCGTCCTGTTAGATTGAATGCCAGCTCCAATATCTAAAGTTAGGAAAAATCCAAATCCAATATCTAAGGTTAGGCTGgagagtttgttccaccacttcttcttaacagcaaaaacacataggaagaggtaacgggcgggcgttttgggggctgtcttttgtaaatttgacgttcaaaaagtgctgattttcagcctactttgaataaatgacttttgattttacaTTGATGATCTAATTGAACTTCCAGAGACCCCATTCGGTCAGATGCCCGTGCTTGAGATGGACGGCAAGCAGTATGCCCAGAGCTACGCCATCGCGCGGTACTTGGGCCACAGGTTTGGATTAGCTGGAGACAACATCGAGGAAGCATTCGACATCGACCAGAATGTCTACTTAATCGATGACCTTCGACTCAGTAAGTGAACTGCTTAATGTGTCAAATATGACTCTTTTTTATGACTgtaattgaacatctttgacagtcgtgaCGTTTAGttagaagtcagtaagtctgacaaccagtcttacctaggcgAAACTGGGTTGAGAGGGTCAGTCggtccttataaaacactggctacatctggttggactggaagccgaccccaatatagttgggaaaaaggctaggcagatgatgatgattagccTTTTATATTTCTAAGTTGTATCGCTGAACCCTATCccagttattattaaaaatcgatttttaaaattataatgtattttaacaGAGGGTGCGATTGTGCACTATGAACCCGACCCGGAGGTAAAGGAAAGGAAATATGCTGAGTACTCCAAGACCTGGTATCCGAATCTTTTGGAGAGATTGAACGCTGTCGTTGTGAAGAACAACGGTCACGTCGCACTCGGAAAGGTACCTTTAGTAGAAACATaagctattttaattattattgcacCAACGAAGACTAAAATTTCAAAAGGAATATTAACCGTTTGAGTATAAATTTTTCAACGCTGACATTGTCTTTTACCAGTTGACATGGGGTGACTTCGTGTTCGCTGGTATGCTGGACTACCTGAAGTTGCTGCTGAGGATGCCGGACCTTGAGAAGCAGTACCCTGCCTTCAAGCAGGTCGTTGACAACGTGTACTCTATTCCCAAGGTCAAGGCGTACGCTGATGCTGCTCCTGTCACTCACTTTTAGATCCTGATTAAATAAGTGTTAGATTATAAGAATCTGTtgaataaatgtaatattaatttcaatattctGTTTGTTTTCTAACCTATAATAACGTAAATATGCTTCTTTTCAAATAGTCCTGAAACCAGAATCGTAGAATAAGCAACAGAAAGTCGGCACTCGGCTGTCTCGTACCTATAACTTTGAAAAATGTACCTCAACTAAATATAGAGGCAGGCAGTTCCAGATCCAATCTAGACAATCTGGTTTGGTAGACAAGTGTCGAACTTACACACTAGTAGAATACCTATGGATCAATATAATATGACGTAGAATATCGAGCGCTGGGGAAGCGCTCGCGCATGGGACCCAGGTTAACTCGCTTCGCAAATCAGTCTTCAGTCCAAACTAGTCGTCACGACGCTCGCTTGTGCGTATAATTCTCGTTTGTCGGTCATCAAATAGTTTTGCTGTGCAGTTTAATAGTTTTGACTTTACCGTGAGTTTACTGTGTTTTCTGTgtctgaaataataatctttctTTGTGGAAATAATTACAACTGTAAGTAAAAACAAGACTTATCAAATTCCTGTACCGAGCACACAGTCTCAAAGAATGTTAATcgcttatacctacatattcaatTACATCAAGTTATGTATTGGACCAATGTAAGAAACTACAGAGTTTCCGATAACCTGCGAATAAAAAAGCAGCCTATTCCTTCctcgacaaaaatattttttcttgagaTTCGGGCGATTAAGCAAACTcgtcagctttgtaatattaattaagtaatatacgtagataaaaatagtaaacaaacaaCACGTATTTAAGTCCTGATAGGCTATTCTGGAGTCGGGTGCAAAACCTTATCTGCACTGGCTagaagatatataaatataagtacacCTGGCTTCGATCTTATCGCCCGTATAAGAGTATATATAGCCGGATTATTATTTGGAGCTTAAGTCCTAAACAGATCTCGGAACAATCAGACTCCTACATTGCCGTCATTCAGAATTTTACAAACGATTCAAATCTAAGCCCGTATATTCAATAAATGTgagtacaataaaatataaagcacTTAGGAAAGTATATCGAATCTTGACAAAAATTGAAGAGGTCTAGAGAAGCCTCACTCCAGTGTTCCAATTTAGAAAATGAAGTGttaatccttaaaaaaaaaaactaatttaagctTCCCCACATACTGTAGTGTCTTTATCAAAAGGAGCATTCCTTTTAGACGTAtcaattatcatatttttgtcGCACTAGGTGAGTATCCATTTTCGCAACACATATTTGGCTCATAGAAGCCAGAAgcaaaatacttaatatttccGTTGGTCGTAAACCACTTAACCACTTGATACCAATTTGTTATATCTACAGACCGCAAGAAATTGAATGGAGTGTATTCAGCGTATCTAATAGCCACATCGAAGAACCAtgaagtttcttgcccgttcttctatttttggaaaagaatcaaacttaattatatttttgacgttcataagtgcttgcaaaggcctaaatgaaataaattatttgactttgtcATTATTTCTAGAATCATGCCGAAAGCAGTATTCTACTATTTCAAAATGAAGGGTCTGGGAGAACCATGCCGTCTGCTACTGGCTTACGGCGGCGTGGATTTCGAAGACATACGCTTTGAACGACATGGCCAAGAGTGGGAGGAATTCAAGCCAagtgggtattttttttattctaatatcCTGCccctatcccaattttatttgtggtcggagCAGCacgttttctccttccatactcttctatctgccgtcatctcgcaagtaacattctttctaaccatatctactttcatataatccatccatcgttttttcGGTCGTCCTCTTCCTTCCTCTATATCCGTCCACGGTCATGCTCATCACCATAAAGTAACTCATcgccttcctcacaacatgacctTTATTCTGGGggccgattctcctaagttaataatgacaaaatcgaatagaaattgaatcgcaatatgatcgcaatagcagttttaaccataacgggcattctgctactaatataagaccagtcttattccaacgacattcgattgttTTGCGATTGGTTGctgttttggtgattttggtctatacggtagtttgctctacaatcatattgcagtcgtaaatcatttgcagacaaaatgattctttattgaatgacagaaaattataaatatgtttatttcaaagaaaaaatagcggaatgccacataagcgtatgtggcattccgctattttttctttcaatcgtaattgagtcgggattggatctcagtcgaatgtgaatcgtatgtagcttaagtaaaattaggagaattggGCCCCTGATATCTTGAAGGTTTACTGGTTTTGCACAAACTGGTTCAAATAATATAGGGCACTTGTTTTTAACACACATTGGAAAAAAGTGGTTCAAATTTGACCGCTACATTTGTTTAATACACCGCTTGTAAATGTTATTACTTTATATATTTGCATATGAAACATAtacttaacattattataatttgcaaaTTGAATTCAATGTTATGTCTATTAATTACGaatttacacatttatttatttatttatttatttcatataggtTCTTCACAGCTGACAatcttaatacataatttataaacataacaatACGCCAATTAAGAAGTACACAGTAATAATTTTAGTTGAGAGTAAACAAGctgaaatatacctacctagattaGAATAGCTTATACAAAAACCGATACCgaacataaaaagaaacaacCATAAAATGCTTCATAAAATTAACGAATTTTCCTTGATATTATCTGAATTTGATAAGGTATATAAAATCACATAAGATATGCTTTAACAAGGATATGCTCTCACTAACGTGTCGTTTTAAGTACGATTAATAAGAAATATCAATCGTCGTACAAAAGCTCCTTATGTAATGAAAGATAAGAAAGATATTTATCTCCCATTGAGTTGGTTATGCGATATAAGTCGGAAATGAGTTTGCGATAACGTGTTTCACTGAAAATTGGATAACTAATTACGCTATGAAATTAATTTGTACTTTTAACTGAGTATATATATAGCATGCTTTCGGCCATGCTACTGTCATTTGTATGAATGCACCAATATGAATAAGTCCAGGTCCCGTGGGAACAATTCAGTACACgcggataaaaaatagctcaTACATATACAAATACGAGTACATATATCGTTATACGGTAAAAAGGCTgcctaacacaaaaaaaaaaataggtagtaGATACTGAGTTTAACGTCTTCAGGTAAACCAACAATAGTACCTATCCTATCcttagataaaaatgtttaccttTTTGACTTCTATAATGAACATAACCAAAGAAATACATGTATTTACTTTCAGAAACCCCATTCGGCCAGGTGCCCGTTCTGGAGATGGACGGCAAAACATACGCACAGAGTTATTCCATCGCCAGGTTCCTGGGTCGCAAGTTTGGGCTCGGCGGAGACAATATCCAAGAGGAATTCGAGATCGATCAGATAGTTGACTTGATTGATGATCTTAGGAAAAGTAagagcttttttttattttttaacgacgtcaaaaatcatcaaatgcccctcccgctgtgggttagtagcagtgggggaatgtcagactcttactgactaaaaaccgtcgtgttccgtcgtaagccttttatgtaccagggccgcggtatctctttcgaacaatcccacagctaGGAAAAGTAAAGCTTGAAATGTTATTTGCAATAGAAGAAAATATAGAAATCATTCATTGCCAGATTGTACAATTTTTCTTTTGATGCCTACAGAGTTAAGAATAACATTAAGGAACAGCATATTTTGTCGCCCTAAACGCAAACTTCCAGTCTGGCACCCTGGTGTCTAAGTTCCAGCCCTAAGAAAAAACCTAAATTTAGTATTACttatttgttatgtattattttttaacagggGCTGCATCTGTCGACTATGAGCCGGAGCCGGATCTAAAGGAAAAGAGACACGCTATATACGCGAAGACTGTTTACCCAGACCTCTTGCAGAGGATCAACGATATTATCGTTAAAAATAACGGCTACGTGGCACTTGAAAAGGTACGTATGGTTCTTATtgcttaagttttattttctgtaaaattatttgttttttttttttggaggaaTTCGTGTGGCTAAGGAACCAGGTTAAAACTCAGGGTTAAAAAAGCAAAATTTGGCACAGTCGGTCTGTGGTTGAGTGACCATCGAGTCATAACGAATTCCTTCGTGTTTCGAAAGTCAGTTGTttaggggtagtcagaagaaACTGAAAGTGTAACAGTCTAGGCACATGATAATTTTCCACAGTGTACTTACTATACTATATTTTGCAATTTACAATGGCAGGCTTAAAAATCTTCTGCGTTCAAGAAATTTTCAGTCGTATTAACCTTTTGATTCTTGTTTCACAGTTGACATGGGGCGACTTCGTCCTGGCTGGTCTGATAGACTACCTGAAGAAGATGCTGCGGATGCCCGACCTTGAGAAGCAGTACCCTGCCTTCAAGCAGGTCGTTGACAAAGTATTTGCTTTCCCAAAAGTAAAGGCGTATGCTGATGCCGCCCCTgaagcattattttaaattctgaTGATTATAAGACTTATGTGTgttgaagttaaataaatgtttattttatacttctgTCTTTTTCTACTCAATTCCTAAAGAAACATGATAAGAGTCTAAAATCTTCAAACTTATAGATTCTGGAATCTGGATATAGACATTGGTACCTATCTGTTTCACGTTTATCTTGTACTAGTGGCTATTCTAAGTAATATCAATCttatcgtaaataataaatgaagctATTGATTTTCGTCAAGGCTTAAGTTGATACTTACCTATAATCTATAAATAAGCTATCAGTCGATCGTGACGTAGTAAAGGATTTTAAGTAAGCAGGTGGGCTTAATTATTTCGTCacattatttaattaggtacgtatttaatttatcgtAATTAGTTACGAcacttttaataacattttatctaaaaatacgATAAAGTAGCATAGTAGTTTTCTATCGTTTTACATGTAGGTATGAGAAATAATTTGCGTACGTATTTAGTCTATACCTTCAATGATTAAAGTtagaa includes the following:
- the LOC110373169 gene encoding uncharacterized protein LOC110373169, with product MPKAVFSYFPMKGLGEPSRLLLAYGGVEFEDRRIPQGEEWLAFKPQTPFGQMPVLEMDGKQYAQSYAIARYLGHRFGLAGDNIEEAFDIDQNVYLIDDLRLKGAIVHYEPDPEVKERKYAEYSKTWYPNLLERLNAVVVKNNGHVALGKLTWGDFVFAGMLDYLKLLLRMPDLEKQYPAFKQVVDNVYSIPKVKAYADAAPVTHFYRKKLNGVYSAYLIATSKNHEVSCPIMPKAVFYYFKMKGLGEPCRLLLAYGGVDFEDIRFERHGQEWEEFKPKTPFGQVPVLEMDGKTYAQSYSIARFLGRKFGLGGDNIQEEFEIDQIVDLIDDLRKRAASVDYEPEPDLKEKRHAIYAKTVYPDLLQRINDIIVKNNGYVALEKLTWGDFVLAGLIDYLKKMLRMPDLEKQYPAFKQVVDKVFAFPKVKAYADAAPEALF